The Bacillus sp. Y1 genome has a window encoding:
- a CDS encoding SIS domain-containing protein, with translation MSTELIVDVKNQIKHALEEVEKKQIDNVFFVACGGSSALMYPSKYVVDREAKKLDAHLYSANEFIHRNHSKLGDTSLVILCSHSGTTPETVEAAKFARTKGALTISLTNEPTSPLAQASEVVLKYEWGPTANAFATNYSVLYQLVFGVLKVVENNEKFATIEKSLENLQTVFEKAASKYHDAAVEFGKQYKDEKIIYTMASGSNYGVAYSFAICILMEMQWVHSHAIHAGEYFHGPFEIIDEETPFIILLGLDETRYLEERALEFSQRYGKKLIVLDAKDFDFSGIDEEVQGYIAPLVLNYVLRRYAENLAEQRNHPLSTRRYMWKVEY, from the coding sequence ATGAGTACTGAACTAATCGTAGATGTGAAAAATCAAATCAAACATGCGCTTGAGGAAGTAGAAAAGAAACAAATTGATAATGTCTTTTTTGTAGCTTGTGGGGGTTCATCTGCTTTAATGTACCCAAGTAAATACGTAGTTGATCGTGAAGCGAAAAAGCTAGATGCACATCTATATAGTGCAAATGAATTTATTCATCGTAATCACTCAAAGCTAGGGGATACATCTCTGGTAATCCTATGTTCTCATTCTGGTACAACTCCCGAAACAGTAGAAGCTGCTAAATTTGCCCGTACGAAAGGTGCTTTAACGATTTCTCTAACAAATGAACCAACTTCACCTTTGGCTCAAGCTTCAGAAGTTGTCCTAAAGTATGAGTGGGGCCCAACAGCTAATGCATTTGCTACAAACTACTCTGTCCTATATCAACTAGTCTTTGGAGTCCTTAAGGTTGTAGAAAACAACGAAAAATTTGCAACGATTGAGAAGAGCCTAGAAAACCTTCAAACTGTTTTTGAAAAAGCTGCTTCCAAATATCATGATGCTGCTGTAGAATTTGGAAAACAGTATAAGGATGAGAAAATCATCTACACGATGGCTAGTGGTTCAAACTACGGTGTGGCGTATTCTTTTGCAATTTGTATTTTAATGGAGATGCAGTGGGTTCATTCTCATGCCATTCATGCGGGTGAGTACTTCCACGGGCCATTCGAAATCATTGATGAAGAAACACCATTTATCATCCTTCTTGGTCTAGATGAAACTAGATACCTTGAGGAACGTGCCCTTGAATTCTCACAACGTTATGGGAAGAAGCTAATCGTTTTAGATGCAAAAGATTTTGACTTTTCTGGAATTGATGAAGAGGTACAAGGATATATTGCTCCACTAGTATTAAACTATGTCTTGAGAAGATACGCAGAAAACCTGGCAGAACAGCGCAATCATCCATTATCCACAAGAAGATATATGTGGAAAGTAGAATACTAA
- a CDS encoding ABC transporter substrate-binding protein: protein MKKFKIFSIIAVLILSMLAACSSSSQTASEDSDTVELRFFHRWPTEPKKQYFEEAVKEFEELHPNIKIKTEAVLNDSYKEKIRVVLGSNNPPDVYFSWSGEFAYNFARAGQSLDLTSYVEEDKDWSGQIIESQFGPFTLDGKVYGIPWSTDGKAFFYNKKVFNDLNLEIPTTWDELLTVSGKIKDAGITPIAFGSKAPWTISHYIGSLNEYVVPEEVIAKDYSLSNSDGEFTHPGYVTALEKFIELEPYFNQGVNSVDHQYARELFNGGKAAIGYFQLAEIGLIEPSLGEDLGVFNTPFVEGGEGNPSSITAAPEGIMISSKTKHPEEAMEFIKFLTSKEKGIEQLKEVSEYSAVKDTTTTENGSALQQEAIDLIVNAEKTYLWFDTAVDIKIVDAYLNGVQQMLDGKKSAEDVMKDVQKAAKELKK, encoded by the coding sequence ATGAAAAAGTTTAAAATCTTTAGTATTATCGCCGTATTAATTCTCTCAATGCTCGCAGCATGTTCCTCATCTAGTCAAACAGCTTCAGAAGACAGTGATACTGTCGAACTTCGTTTTTTCCACAGATGGCCTACAGAACCCAAAAAGCAATACTTTGAAGAAGCAGTTAAAGAGTTTGAAGAGCTACATCCGAATATAAAAATAAAAACCGAAGCGGTTTTGAATGACTCGTATAAGGAAAAAATTCGTGTTGTTTTAGGTTCAAATAATCCTCCTGATGTGTACTTTTCTTGGAGCGGTGAGTTTGCTTACAATTTTGCAAGAGCTGGACAATCCCTAGACTTAACAAGCTATGTTGAGGAAGATAAGGACTGGTCAGGTCAAATCATTGAATCCCAATTTGGTCCATTTACGTTGGATGGAAAGGTTTATGGAATTCCTTGGTCCACAGATGGAAAAGCCTTCTTCTATAATAAAAAGGTTTTTAACGACTTAAACCTTGAAATCCCTACCACATGGGATGAGCTCCTAACTGTCTCTGGAAAAATTAAGGATGCAGGAATTACTCCAATTGCTTTCGGAAGTAAAGCACCTTGGACGATTTCTCACTATATTGGATCACTAAATGAGTATGTCGTTCCGGAAGAGGTTATTGCAAAGGACTACAGCCTAAGTAATTCAGATGGAGAGTTTACTCATCCTGGTTATGTAACTGCCTTAGAAAAATTCATTGAATTAGAGCCGTATTTTAATCAAGGAGTAAACTCCGTTGACCACCAATATGCGAGAGAGCTATTTAATGGAGGAAAAGCAGCGATTGGGTATTTTCAGTTAGCTGAGATTGGTCTGATAGAGCCAAGTCTTGGTGAAGATTTAGGTGTATTCAATACTCCATTCGTTGAAGGTGGAGAAGGAAATCCAAGCTCAATTACTGCTGCCCCAGAAGGAATTATGATTTCTTCTAAAACAAAGCACCCTGAAGAAGCGATGGAGTTTATTAAATTCTTAACTTCTAAGGAAAAAGGAATTGAACAGTTAAAAGAGGTAAGTGAATACAGTGCTGTTAAAGATACAACAACTACTGAAAACGGTTCAGCTCTTCAACAAGAAGCGATCGACTTAATCGTGAATGCTGAAAAGACTTACTTATGGTTTGATACGGCTGTAGATATCAAGATTGTTGATGCGTACCTAAATGGTGTTCAACAGATGTTAGATGGAAAAAAATCAGCTGAAGACGTGATGAAAGATGTTCAAAAAGCAGCGAAAGAGCTGAAAAAATAG
- a CDS encoding carbohydrate ABC transporter permease: MAPYLYIAPCILLMGLFVYYPIVENFRFAFYEFSAFAPDKVFVGFENFLALFQDEVFYIALKNNIWYAVISIVCQVFGGLILAAILEDPLTRLLSGFFRTAFFLPVIISITVIALLFSFVYNPDIGILNSFLRLLGLEEWTRAWLGESETAIFAVIAVSQWQSIGYIMMLFIVAIQSIPQELYEAADIDGANKFYKFLHITVPQVKEMLFVATLITLTGAFTVFNEPYILTSGGPGNASEVLGTLLYKSAFFRDEMGYASAIATIILLLSLAVAIIQMKLFKTGKED, encoded by the coding sequence ATGGCTCCCTATTTATATATTGCCCCTTGTATTTTGCTAATGGGATTATTCGTTTATTATCCCATTGTAGAGAATTTCCGATTTGCTTTTTATGAGTTTTCTGCTTTTGCCCCAGATAAGGTGTTTGTTGGATTCGAAAATTTCCTTGCTCTGTTTCAGGATGAGGTTTTTTATATAGCTTTAAAAAATAATATTTGGTACGCAGTTATCTCAATTGTATGTCAAGTATTCGGTGGTTTAATTTTAGCTGCCATATTAGAGGATCCTTTGACTAGATTGCTAAGTGGTTTTTTCCGTACCGCTTTCTTCCTTCCAGTAATCATATCCATTACGGTAATTGCTTTATTGTTCAGCTTTGTTTACAACCCAGATATTGGGATACTAAACAGTTTTCTTCGATTGCTCGGTCTTGAAGAGTGGACAAGGGCATGGCTTGGGGAATCTGAAACAGCTATTTTCGCCGTAATTGCTGTATCTCAGTGGCAAAGTATTGGATATATCATGATGCTTTTCATTGTTGCCATTCAGTCTATTCCTCAAGAGCTGTATGAGGCAGCTGATATTGATGGCGCCAATAAATTCTATAAGTTCCTTCATATTACGGTTCCCCAGGTAAAAGAAATGCTTTTTGTAGCAACATTAATTACACTAACAGGTGCATTTACAGTATTTAATGAACCGTATATTTTGACAAGTGGTGGACCAGGAAACGCTAGTGAAGTGCTTGGAACGCTTCTCTATAAATCGGCCTTTTTTAGAGATGAGATGGGGTATGCATCTGCAATAGCAACCATCATTTTATTACTTTCATTAGCTGTAGCAATTATTCAAATGAAGCTATTTAAGACAGGGAAGGAGGATTAA
- a CDS encoding carbohydrate ABC transporter permease produces MEADKVTSTDYSIQSIRVRSYKRKKIAGAIPLYTILIFYFMIIAYPLFWMVINSFKTTEEIFSNSWALPTTWLVSNYVHAWNTGISEYFLNSTIVTLSTCLLTVFLSALGAYGLTRFQFKGKKLLLILCMGGMMLSPQVSLVPLYKLIQALGIHDTYLALILPYVAYRIPITVLLIRAAFLEVPKELEESAFLDGCSTWSVFTKIFLPLNLPILFTGIIITAYFTWNEFMFALIFIDSESLKTIPAGLMQFRDALQTNWGVLLAGLMISAIPIITLFLFLQKYFVRGLASGSLKG; encoded by the coding sequence ATGGAGGCAGATAAAGTAACATCAACAGACTATTCCATTCAATCTATCAGAGTTCGTTCCTATAAGAGGAAAAAGATTGCTGGAGCAATTCCGCTTTATACTATATTAATCTTCTATTTTATGATCATTGCCTATCCTTTGTTTTGGATGGTCATTAATTCCTTTAAAACGACAGAAGAAATTTTCTCAAATAGTTGGGCATTGCCGACAACATGGCTTGTCTCTAACTATGTTCATGCGTGGAATACCGGAATATCTGAGTACTTTTTAAATAGTACCATTGTTACGTTAAGCACCTGTTTATTAACGGTTTTCCTCAGTGCTCTTGGAGCATACGGTTTAACTCGTTTTCAGTTTAAAGGTAAGAAGCTACTATTAATCTTGTGTATGGGTGGAATGATGCTATCTCCGCAGGTGAGCTTAGTCCCTTTGTATAAGCTTATCCAGGCATTGGGTATTCATGACACTTACTTAGCGCTCATTCTTCCCTATGTGGCGTACCGTATTCCGATTACTGTTCTATTAATAAGAGCTGCTTTTCTAGAGGTTCCAAAAGAGTTAGAAGAATCTGCTTTTCTCGATGGATGTTCAACATGGTCTGTGTTTACAAAAATCTTTTTGCCGCTGAACCTTCCTATTTTGTTCACGGGGATCATTATCACTGCTTACTTTACATGGAATGAATTTATGTTTGCGCTCATTTTTATTGACTCAGAAAGTTTAAAAACCATTCCAGCAGGATTAATGCAATTCCGTGATGCATTACAAACAAATTGGGGAGTTCTTTTAGCTGGATTAATGATCTCTGCCATCCCGATTATTACCCTGTTTTTATTTTTACAAAAGTATTTTGTTCGTGGTCTTGCTTCTGGAAGTTTGAAAGGATAA
- a CDS encoding PfkB family carbohydrate kinase, which translates to MKLLAIGDNVVDVYMDRNEMFPGGNALNVAVLAKQYGAEETGFIGIVGNDAEGDHIIDSLEKNHVNISQIRRAYGESGKAYVDIDATGDRIFVKSNKGGIQSKLRLKLAPTDFDYIKGYDVLHTSIYSSLDDQLPLIKQLLPISYDFSNHFTDELLKTVCPHITFAFISGSDFGDKQIEELINKIHGYGTHYVIITRGSNGVIMSDRTQSYIQGIEEAEVIDTLGAGDSFIAGFLTSYLNHHTIKQSLQLAALRAARTCEVNGAFGYGKQLVK; encoded by the coding sequence ATGAAGTTACTAGCAATTGGAGATAATGTGGTGGATGTTTATATGGATCGAAACGAGATGTTTCCAGGTGGGAATGCGTTAAATGTTGCCGTATTAGCTAAGCAATACGGAGCAGAAGAAACAGGATTTATTGGAATTGTAGGAAATGATGCGGAGGGTGATCACATTATTGATTCTTTAGAAAAGAATCATGTGAATATTAGCCAAATCCGAAGGGCCTATGGGGAAAGTGGAAAAGCCTATGTGGATATTGATGCGACTGGTGACAGGATTTTCGTAAAATCAAACAAAGGTGGTATTCAATCGAAGCTACGATTGAAATTGGCTCCTACAGATTTTGATTATATCAAAGGTTATGATGTTCTTCATACCAGCATTTATAGCAGTCTGGATGACCAACTTCCCCTGATCAAACAGCTTTTACCGATTTCCTATGATTTCTCCAATCATTTTACAGATGAGTTGCTAAAAACGGTATGTCCACATATTACTTTTGCCTTCATATCCGGTAGTGATTTTGGTGACAAGCAAATCGAGGAATTAATTAACAAAATTCATGGATATGGCACGCATTATGTGATTATTACCCGCGGTTCAAATGGTGTTATCATGTCCGATCGGACACAAAGTTATATACAGGGAATAGAAGAAGCAGAGGTAATTGACACGCTAGGTGCTGGTGATTCATTTATAGCTGGGTTTTTAACTAGTTATTTGAACCACCATACAATCAAGCAGTCACTACAACTAGCTGCATTACGAGCAGCACGTACTTGTGAAGTGAACGGAGCATTTGGTTATGGAAAACAATTAGTAAAATAA
- a CDS encoding UTRA domain-containing protein: protein MKLNSSSSRPLYEQLFNTIKEAIDQNTYRPGQQIPNEAELCDIYGVSRITVRRAIQDLVDEGLLERKQGKGTFVARKKVARELVTIEGFSDFSKQLGKKTAKKVLLCEEIKASKKIAEDLQIEVGAPVLKLLRLMYLDEEPFTLDLTHYPIERFPNIREQIFDYESTYDVLSNIYHVDMKDITTKKTITGIPASSVEAEHLNCEIGEILFNIDKIVYDKNKVPIHLSTFKNLTTVIAYTITT, encoded by the coding sequence ATGAAGTTAAACAGCTCTAGTTCACGTCCATTATACGAACAATTATTTAACACCATAAAAGAAGCAATTGACCAGAACACCTATCGACCAGGTCAGCAAATTCCCAATGAAGCGGAGCTTTGTGATATTTATGGTGTAAGCAGAATTACAGTTAGAAGAGCCATTCAAGATTTAGTTGATGAAGGATTGTTGGAAAGAAAACAAGGAAAAGGTACGTTTGTTGCAAGGAAAAAGGTTGCTCGTGAGTTAGTAACAATCGAGGGCTTTTCGGATTTCAGCAAACAACTCGGAAAAAAGACAGCCAAGAAAGTTCTTCTTTGTGAGGAAATTAAGGCGTCAAAGAAAATAGCTGAAGATCTTCAAATAGAGGTTGGTGCCCCAGTGCTCAAACTTCTAAGATTGATGTATCTTGATGAAGAGCCCTTTACTCTTGATTTAACTCATTATCCGATAGAGCGCTTTCCTAACATTCGAGAGCAGATATTTGATTACGAGTCCACCTATGATGTCCTGAGTAATATATACCACGTGGATATGAAGGACATTACCACAAAAAAGACGATTACCGGAATCCCCGCCTCTTCTGTAGAAGCTGAACACTTAAATTGCGAAATTGGTGAGATTTTATTCAATATTGATAAAATCGTGTACGATAAGAATAAAGTACCTATACACCTTTCTACATTTAAAAATTTAACTACAGTTATCGCCTATACTATTACCACGTAA
- a CDS encoding nitrate/nitrite transporter encodes MKLANLRKSGHAPSLFASFLYFDVSFMIWVILGALGVYITKDFGLSPSQKGLIVAIPILGGSFFRLVLGVLTDRIGPKKTSIIGMVVTMVPLLWGWLFGTTLTEIYFIGILLGVAGASFAAALPMASRWYPPHLQGLAMGIAGAGNSGTLFATLFGPRLAEQIGWHNVLGVALIPLAIVFVIFVLIAKDAPSQPAPKPLKEYFNVFKQKDALYFCLLYSVTFGGFVGLSSFLSIFFVDQYDLSRVRAGDFVTLCVAAGSFFRPVGGFIADKIGGVRLLTFLFIGVALTMLGVSQLPSITLVTLLLFVGMMCLGMGNGAVFQLVPQRFQEEIGMVTGIVGAAGGVGGFFIPNILGTLREITGTYATGFLVYAGIGVLALLVLIIAQMSWKKTWAPKETSVKA; translated from the coding sequence ATGAAGTTAGCAAATTTAAGAAAAAGTGGACATGCACCATCGCTATTTGCTTCATTTCTGTACTTCGATGTCAGTTTCATGATTTGGGTAATACTTGGGGCACTTGGGGTTTATATCACCAAAGACTTTGGTCTATCTCCTTCACAAAAGGGATTAATTGTAGCGATTCCTATTCTCGGTGGATCTTTCTTCCGTCTCGTTCTTGGTGTTTTAACGGATCGAATTGGTCCGAAGAAAACATCGATCATTGGAATGGTCGTTACAATGGTTCCACTTCTATGGGGTTGGCTGTTTGGAACGACGTTAACGGAGATTTATTTTATCGGAATACTATTAGGAGTAGCTGGGGCAAGCTTTGCAGCAGCTTTACCAATGGCAAGTCGTTGGTATCCACCGCATTTACAAGGGTTAGCAATGGGGATTGCTGGAGCTGGAAATAGCGGGACTTTATTTGCCACCTTATTTGGTCCCCGCCTTGCTGAACAAATTGGCTGGCATAATGTACTGGGGGTTGCCCTTATTCCTCTTGCTATCGTGTTTGTCATTTTTGTTCTTATCGCAAAAGATGCTCCTTCACAGCCAGCACCAAAACCACTTAAAGAATACTTTAATGTTTTTAAACAAAAAGATGCTCTTTACTTCTGCTTATTGTATAGCGTTACCTTCGGTGGATTTGTTGGACTATCTAGCTTTTTAAGTATCTTTTTCGTTGATCAATACGATCTTTCAAGAGTAAGAGCCGGGGATTTTGTTACCCTTTGCGTAGCAGCCGGTAGCTTCTTTCGCCCAGTAGGAGGGTTTATCGCAGATAAGATTGGGGGAGTTCGTCTATTAACCTTCTTATTTATCGGTGTTGCTCTAACCATGCTAGGAGTTAGTCAACTACCTTCTATCACTCTTGTTACCTTGTTATTATTTGTCGGTATGATGTGTTTAGGAATGGGGAATGGAGCGGTATTCCAACTTGTACCACAACGCTTCCAAGAAGAAATCGGGATGGTTACAGGAATTGTAGGAGCAGCTGGTGGTGTAGGTGGTTTCTTTATTCCAAATATCCTTGGAACGTTAAGAGAAATCACAGGCACGTATGCAACAGGATTCCTCGTTTATGCAGGAATTGGAGTGTTAGCTTTACTCGTTTTAATTATTGCACAGATGTCTTGGAAAAAGACATGGGCTCCAAAAGAAACTTCCGTAAAAGCTTAA
- the nirB gene encoding nitrite reductase large subunit NirB: MKKQKLVMVGNGMAGVRCLEEILKTDSEMFEITVVGSEPHPNYNRILLSSVLQGTTKLEEITINDFKWYEQHQIQLFTGETVVAIDHKSQIVMTDKGRSLYYDRLVLATGSVPFVLPLPGVEKEGVISFRTIEDCQKMQETAKNHKKAVVIGGGLLGLEAARGLLHLGMEVHVVHISSFLMERQLDETAAKMLQAELEKQGMKFLLEKQTEEILGNKRIEGLRFTDGTSVEADLLVMAVGVRPNVHLAKESGLTVNRAIVVNDFLETSIPNIFAVGECVEHRGMVYGLVKPLYEQAVVLAKRMCGVDEQGYEGTVLATQLKISGVDVFSIGAFQEDSASKSIKIHDEVEGTYKRLVFQEDKIIGAVLFGDTSDRTKLQNMILKKQDVSEIEKVTIFQSSGSGTAVTSMAATEIICNCNGVSKGTIIEAVQIHGCSTVDDVKACTKASGSCGGCKPLVSELLAYIHSDEFDEMKIEKPTMCNCTSLTEDEVVHEMQVQNLSSVNEVMQALNWKHKEGCSKCVPALTYYLSMINPEYENVQETLFVNEKMNATLQKDGTYFVVPQMYGGMTNPHELRKIANVADKYGVSELAITSEQRIHLMGLTKDELPKVWNDLNMPLSATYGNRVQNVKTCIGEHICQCDKRKALQLSATLEKKLEYLITPYRVKIGVSACLHNGAGSTTKDIGIIGTKRGWEIYVGGSSGRSVKAGQLFTVAETEEEVVSFIGGLVQYYRETANYSERTWEWVDRVSLLHVREVLFDFELRQQLLERLEEDCLMMKGPKDVPIF; encoded by the coding sequence ATGAAAAAGCAAAAGTTAGTTATGGTCGGTAATGGTATGGCTGGAGTTCGGTGTTTAGAGGAAATTCTTAAAACTGATTCTGAAATGTTTGAGATTACGGTTGTTGGAAGCGAACCTCACCCAAACTATAACCGAATCCTTCTTTCTTCCGTACTTCAAGGAACAACGAAGCTTGAAGAAATTACCATTAATGATTTTAAGTGGTATGAGCAGCATCAGATTCAACTTTTTACGGGAGAAACAGTTGTTGCTATTGATCATAAAAGCCAAATAGTTATGACAGATAAAGGCCGCAGTTTGTACTATGACCGATTGGTATTGGCAACGGGTTCCGTTCCTTTTGTTCTTCCCTTGCCTGGGGTGGAGAAGGAAGGTGTCATTTCTTTTCGGACAATTGAGGATTGTCAAAAGATGCAGGAAACGGCAAAGAATCATAAAAAGGCAGTTGTCATTGGTGGAGGATTGTTAGGGCTAGAAGCAGCAAGGGGACTATTACACCTCGGGATGGAGGTGCATGTAGTTCATATTAGTAGTTTCTTAATGGAAAGACAGCTGGATGAAACGGCAGCAAAAATGCTACAAGCAGAACTTGAAAAGCAAGGGATGAAGTTTCTATTAGAAAAACAAACAGAAGAAATCTTAGGCAATAAACGCATCGAAGGACTTCGTTTTACGGATGGAACATCGGTTGAAGCCGACCTGCTTGTAATGGCTGTTGGTGTACGGCCCAATGTTCATTTGGCGAAAGAAAGTGGGTTAACAGTCAATCGGGCGATTGTCGTAAATGATTTTCTGGAGACGAGTATTCCCAATATTTTTGCTGTAGGAGAATGTGTGGAACATCGAGGTATGGTATATGGCCTTGTGAAACCACTTTATGAACAGGCAGTTGTCTTAGCGAAGCGTATGTGTGGGGTAGATGAACAAGGGTATGAGGGTACTGTGTTAGCCACTCAATTAAAAATTTCGGGTGTTGATGTGTTTTCTATTGGAGCTTTTCAAGAGGATTCTGCAAGCAAGTCAATAAAAATACACGATGAAGTGGAAGGTACTTATAAAAGGCTTGTATTCCAAGAAGATAAAATAATTGGAGCGGTGCTCTTTGGGGATACGAGTGACCGAACGAAATTACAAAATATGATACTAAAAAAGCAAGATGTATCTGAAATTGAAAAAGTGACTATTTTTCAATCAAGTGGTTCGGGAACAGCGGTTACCTCCATGGCAGCAACTGAAATCATCTGTAATTGTAATGGTGTTTCCAAGGGGACAATTATTGAAGCTGTTCAAATTCATGGTTGTTCTACTGTAGACGATGTAAAAGCATGTACAAAGGCATCCGGGTCATGCGGAGGATGTAAACCGCTTGTCTCAGAGTTATTAGCTTATATTCATAGTGATGAATTTGATGAAATGAAGATCGAGAAACCTACGATGTGTAATTGTACATCGCTAACAGAGGATGAGGTTGTGCATGAGATGCAGGTCCAAAATTTATCCTCTGTTAACGAAGTAATGCAAGCACTGAACTGGAAACATAAAGAGGGATGTTCCAAATGTGTTCCTGCTTTGACGTATTACTTAAGTATGATCAATCCAGAGTATGAGAATGTCCAAGAAACATTATTTGTAAACGAAAAGATGAATGCAACATTGCAAAAGGATGGAACGTACTTTGTCGTTCCGCAAATGTATGGGGGAATGACGAATCCACATGAGTTACGAAAAATCGCGAATGTGGCAGACAAATATGGTGTGTCAGAGCTAGCTATTACTAGTGAGCAGAGAATTCATTTGATGGGACTAACAAAAGATGAATTACCAAAGGTGTGGAATGATTTAAATATGCCTTTAAGTGCCACATACGGGAACAGAGTTCAGAATGTGAAGACGTGTATTGGCGAGCATATATGTCAATGTGATAAACGAAAGGCCCTTCAACTTTCGGCAACACTAGAAAAGAAACTTGAGTATCTTATCACTCCGTATCGAGTGAAAATAGGTGTCTCAGCTTGCTTGCATAATGGTGCAGGTTCGACAACAAAAGATATTGGCATCATTGGCACAAAGCGTGGATGGGAAATATATGTGGGTGGAAGCAGTGGTCGAAGTGTTAAAGCTGGTCAATTGTTTACAGTTGCTGAAACAGAAGAAGAGGTGGTTAGTTTCATTGGTGGTCTAGTCCAGTACTACCGAGAAACGGCTAATTACTCGGAAAGAACATGGGAATGGGTGGATCGAGTAAGCCTATTGCATGTGAGAGAAGTACTTTTTGATTTTGAACTCCGTCAGCAGTTGTTAGAACGACTAGAAGAGGATTGCTTAATGATGAAGGGACCTAAAGATGTTCCTATTTTTTAA